A genomic segment from Thermostichus lividus PCC 6715 encodes:
- a CDS encoding ISL3 family transposase → MQLLLTDLLNLPGIEVEDYTDVAGELILIVEAKTTEAICPRCQQKSCHLHQNHWYLVRDLSISGRTVFLKINRRQFKCRTCGKPFSETLDFIGNRRKQTDRFAQSIVQQVLHSDIHNVAISNGLTDEEVWSMVQYVSKKKLHVDVSSVKRLGIDEISLGKGQGDYIVVLVDLERRIPLAFAPSRKQEDVRQVLEAWGAAVLNQIIEVSIDLSGNYKSLVHKLLPNATVVADRFHVIKIVNQELDKARQSICKANEQTVNEVQKAQIAAALKQSKYALLKPEENLTQKQKAKLEEIREVVPSLARMHQEKESFRAIFEQAKDWKDGTFQLLDWLAQAQDSFQESVRTICRWFGEVTAYFDNHTNSDVVEGINNKLKLIKRSGYGLRNFDNFQLRCLICWHLAID, encoded by the coding sequence ATGCAGCTACTTCTAACTGATCTACTCAACCTACCTGGAATTGAGGTTGAAGATTATACCGATGTTGCGGGAGAATTGATTCTTATAGTGGAAGCAAAGACAACCGAGGCGATTTGCCCACGTTGCCAACAAAAAAGTTGTCATTTACACCAGAATCATTGGTATCTAGTGCGAGATTTAAGCATCAGTGGACGAACCGTATTTCTTAAGATCAATCGTCGCCAGTTTAAGTGTCGAACTTGTGGTAAGCCATTCAGTGAAACGCTCGATTTCATCGGCAATCGTCGCAAGCAAACGGATCGATTTGCTCAGTCAATCGTGCAACAGGTTTTGCACAGCGACATTCATAATGTTGCAATTTCAAATGGTCTCACTGATGAAGAAGTATGGTCAATGGTACAGTATGTCAGTAAAAAAAAACTCCACGTCGATGTGAGTTCAGTAAAACGATTAGGTATAGATGAGATTTCCTTAGGTAAAGGACAAGGAGATTACATAGTTGTTTTGGTCGATTTAGAGCGGCGAATTCCCCTTGCCTTTGCGCCTTCTCGTAAGCAGGAAGATGTGAGGCAAGTGCTTGAGGCATGGGGAGCAGCAGTACTCAATCAAATTATTGAGGTGAGCATTGACCTGTCTGGAAACTATAAAAGTTTGGTTCATAAACTCCTACCGAATGCTACGGTGGTTGCCGACCGATTTCATGTTATAAAAATTGTGAATCAGGAATTGGATAAGGCTCGACAAAGTATTTGTAAAGCGAATGAGCAGACGGTAAATGAAGTCCAGAAAGCCCAGATTGCAGCCGCGCTCAAACAAAGTAAATATGCGTTACTGAAGCCGGAGGAAAATCTAACTCAGAAGCAAAAAGCAAAACTGGAAGAAATTCGAGAAGTAGTGCCAAGTCTGGCTCGAATGCATCAGGAGAAGGAATCGTTTAGAGCTATCTTTGAGCAAGCAAAAGATTGGAAAGATGGAACCTTTCAATTGCTCGATTGGTTAGCTCAAGCTCAGGATTCTTTTCAAGAGAGCGTAAGAACAATTTGTCGGTGGTTTGGTGAAGTCACCGCCTATTTTGATAATCACACAAATAGTGATGTTGTTGAAGGTATTAACAATAAATTGAAGCTGATCAAGCGGTCAGGTTATGGGCTCAGGAACTTTGACAATTTTCAGTTACGTTGCTTAATTTGCTGGCATTTAGCTATTGATTAA
- a CDS encoding ISL3 family transposase, whose amino-acid sequence MQLLLTDLLNLPGIEVEDYTDVAGELILIVEAKTTEAICPRCQQKTCHLHQNHWYLVRDLSISGRTVFLKINRRQFKCRTFGKPFSETLDFIGNRRKQTDRFAQSIVQQVLHSDIHNVAISNGLTDEEVWSMVQYVSKKKLHVDVSSLKRLGIDEISLGKGQGDYIVVLVDLERRIPLAFAPSRKQEDVRQVLEAWGAAVLNQIIEVSIDLSGNYKSLVHKLLPNATVVADRFHVMKIVNQELDKARQSICKANEQTVNEVQKAQIAAALKQSKYALLKPEENLTQKQKAKLEEIREVVPSLARMHQEKESFRAIFEQAKDWKDGTFQLLDWLAQAQDSFQESVRTICRWFGEVTAYFDNHTNSDVVEGINNKLKLIKRSGYGFRNFDNFQLRCLICWHLAID is encoded by the coding sequence ATGCAGCTACTTCTAACTGATCTACTCAACCTACCTGGAATTGAGGTTGAAGATTATACCGATGTTGCGGGAGAATTGATTCTTATAGTGGAAGCAAAGACAACCGAGGCGATTTGCCCACGTTGCCAACAAAAAACTTGTCATTTACACCAGAATCATTGGTATCTAGTGCGAGATTTAAGCATCAGTGGACGAACCGTATTTCTTAAGATCAATCGTCGCCAGTTTAAATGTCGAACTTTTGGTAAGCCATTCAGTGAAACGCTCGATTTCATCGGCAATCGTCGCAAGCAAACGGATCGATTTGCTCAGTCAATCGTGCAACAGGTTTTGCACAGCGACATTCATAATGTTGCAATTTCAAATGGTCTCACTGATGAAGAAGTATGGTCAATGGTACAGTATGTCAGTAAAAAAAAACTCCACGTCGATGTTAGTTCATTAAAACGATTAGGTATAGATGAGATTTCCTTAGGTAAAGGACAAGGAGATTACATAGTTGTTTTGGTCGATTTAGAGCGGCGAATTCCCCTTGCCTTTGCGCCTTCTCGCAAGCAGGAAGATGTGAGGCAAGTGCTTGAGGCATGGGGAGCAGCAGTACTCAATCAAATTATTGAGGTGAGCATTGACCTGTCTGGAAACTATAAAAGTTTGGTTCATAAACTCCTACCGAATGCTACGGTGGTTGCCGACCGATTTCATGTTATGAAGATTGTGAATCAGGAATTGGATAAGGCTCGACAAAGTATTTGTAAAGCGAATGAGCAGACGGTAAATGAAGTCCAGAAAGCCCAGATTGCAGCCGCGCTCAAACAAAGTAAATATGCGTTACTGAAGCCGGAGGAAAATCTAACTCAGAAGCAAAAAGCAAAACTGGAAGAAATTCGAGAAGTAGTGCCAAGTCTGGCTCGAATGCATCAGGAGAAGGAATCGTTTAGAGCCATCTTTGAGCAAGCAAAAGATTGGAAAGATGGAACCTTTCAATTGCTCGATTGGTTAGCTCAAGCTCAGGATTCTTTTCAAGAGAGCGTAAGAACAATTTGTCGGTGGTTTGGTGAAGTCACCGCCTATTTTGATAATCACACAAATAGTGATGTTGTTGAAGGTATTAACAATAAATTGAAGCTGATCAAGCGGTCAGGTTATGGGTTCAGGAACTTTGACAATTTTCAGTTACGTTGCTTAATTTGCTGGCATTTAGCTATTGATTAA